From Lawsonia intracellularis PHE/MN1-00, the proteins below share one genomic window:
- the nadE gene encoding NAD(+) synthase: MNTNIALLQLHTITGDIIANTQNILQQVSKAKKDGATVCITPELSLCGHPDLHEIPTIISTCINSLQQIAKECNGGPSIIVGSIETTPTNIYNTTFLIQNGQIHTLCKKPFTQFYPSIKKEEYILINNNNNNGFCFTSINKQLFLIVTGYKTLINYVCNKIIYQNEQLKKVEAILCPSSEPFIASQIPHFFYELTSISDQLNKPLYFCNQAGEDKNYIFLGGSQCINSQETKNNQSLLFQENYIVVKNHSSVSLKDMSFNSNKLLWEALIHGIQQYVKKNGFSDVVLGLSGGIDSSIVAALAVEALGEHRVHGILMPSPWSSEGSITDAELLANNLDVKTYLLPIHTLIDSFTHSLSELFIGYPPDVTEENIQSRIRGVLLMAISNKFGWMVLSTGNKSERAVGYCTLYGDTCGGLAPIGDLYKTEVYHLAQWYNQSKQKDIIPTSVLTKPPSAELRPGQLDQDSLPPYKELDFILQMLLSKNPTNIDQELLNNPKLNDIKRLIQKNAFKRMQGPPSLVISNFPL, from the coding sequence ATGAATACAAATATAGCTCTATTACAATTACATACTATAACAGGAGATATTATAGCAAATACACAAAATATTCTGCAACAAGTAAGTAAAGCAAAAAAAGATGGAGCTACAGTATGTATCACTCCTGAACTCAGTCTCTGTGGCCATCCAGACCTGCATGAAATACCAACAATAATTTCTACCTGTATCAATTCTCTTCAGCAGATAGCAAAAGAGTGTAATGGTGGACCATCGATTATTGTAGGAAGTATTGAAACAACACCTACTAATATATATAATACCACTTTTCTTATACAGAATGGACAAATCCATACACTATGCAAAAAGCCTTTTACTCAATTTTATCCTTCTATAAAAAAAGAAGAGTATATTCTAATTAATAATAATAATAATAATGGATTCTGTTTTACTAGTATAAATAAACAGTTATTCCTTATAGTTACAGGATATAAAACACTAATCAATTATGTATGTAATAAAATAATCTATCAAAACGAACAATTAAAGAAAGTAGAAGCTATACTTTGTCCTTCTTCAGAACCATTTATTGCTTCGCAAATCCCTCATTTTTTTTATGAGCTAACGTCAATATCTGACCAACTAAATAAACCTCTATATTTTTGTAACCAAGCAGGTGAAGACAAAAACTATATTTTTTTAGGAGGTAGTCAATGTATTAATTCTCAAGAAACAAAAAACAATCAATCTCTACTTTTTCAAGAAAATTACATAGTTGTAAAAAATCATTCATCTGTTTCTTTAAAAGATATGTCCTTTAACTCTAATAAGTTATTATGGGAAGCTCTTATCCATGGAATCCAACAGTATGTGAAAAAAAATGGATTTTCAGATGTTGTTTTGGGACTTTCTGGTGGTATAGATTCTTCAATTGTAGCAGCCCTAGCGGTAGAAGCATTGGGAGAACATCGTGTACATGGTATATTAATGCCATCTCCTTGGTCAAGCGAAGGAAGTATAACTGATGCAGAGCTGTTAGCTAATAATTTAGATGTAAAAACATATTTGCTTCCCATTCATACATTAATAGATAGTTTTACTCATAGTCTTTCAGAACTTTTTATAGGATATCCCCCAGATGTTACAGAAGAAAACATTCAATCTAGAATTCGAGGGGTACTTCTTATGGCTATTTCTAATAAATTTGGATGGATGGTTCTATCAACAGGAAATAAATCTGAACGAGCTGTTGGCTACTGTACATTATATGGAGATACATGTGGTGGTCTTGCTCCTATAGGAGATCTATATAAAACTGAAGTTTACCACTTAGCCCAATGGTATAATCAATCAAAACAAAAAGACATTATTCCTACTAGTGTATTAACAAAGCCACCATCTGCAGAACTCCGTCCAGGCCAACTTGATCAAGATAGTCTTCCACCATATAAAGAACTTGACTTTATTCTTCAAATGTTACTCTCAAAAAATCCAACTAATATAGACCAAGAACTTCTTAACAATCCTAAACTAAATGATATAAAAAGGCTTATACAAAAAAATGCTTTTAAACGTATGCAAGGACCACCAAGTCTTGTTATTAGTAATTTCCCATTATAG
- the dapB gene encoding 4-hydroxy-tetrahydrodipicolinate reductase: MDLSIIVIGASGRMGKTIIQVAQEQGIIIDAVIDRPTRLTSLASYNIASDSEPDKIFSRYPQAVVIDFTTPETSISMAQVAQKYGNPIIIGTTGFTLEQFDTLETLAKTSRIFWSPNMSIGINVLLKTLPQMAQILGNEYNIEIVEVHHNKKKDAPSGTAMRIAETLSTSRHWDLEKVACYNREGIVGERPQEQIGIQTIRGGDVVGVHTIYFIGPGERIEITHQADSRKNFAQGALKAAEWIIKQKAGRLYTMMDII, translated from the coding sequence ATGGATCTTTCTATCATTGTTATTGGCGCTTCTGGTCGTATGGGAAAAACAATTATTCAAGTTGCACAGGAGCAAGGTATTATTATTGATGCTGTAATAGATCGTCCTACTCGTCTAACATCTTTAGCATCATATAATATAGCTAGTGATAGTGAACCTGATAAAATTTTTTCAAGGTATCCTCAAGCAGTTGTCATTGATTTTACCACACCAGAAACATCTATATCTATGGCTCAAGTTGCTCAAAAATATGGTAATCCTATTATAATAGGGACCACAGGATTTACACTAGAACAATTTGATACACTTGAAACATTAGCAAAAACATCCCGAATCTTTTGGTCTCCTAATATGAGCATTGGCATTAATGTACTACTTAAAACTTTACCTCAAATGGCACAAATCTTAGGAAATGAATATAATATAGAGATAGTAGAAGTACACCATAATAAGAAAAAAGATGCACCAAGTGGTACTGCAATGAGAATAGCAGAAACATTAAGTACTTCTCGCCATTGGGACCTTGAAAAAGTAGCTTGCTATAATAGAGAAGGTATTGTAGGTGAACGACCTCAAGAGCAAATTGGTATACAAACAATCCGAGGAGGAGATGTTGTAGGAGTTCATACAATATACTTTATTGGACCAGGTGAACGTATTGAAATAACACATCAAGCAGATTCTCGAAAAAACTTTGCACAGGGCGCATTAAAAGCTGCAGAGTGGATCATAAAACAAAAAGCAGGAAGGCTTTATACCATGATGGATATCATATAA
- a CDS encoding AAA family ATPase codes for MMFEYLRIQNLALIDDIELEFSSGMNVITGETGAGKSFILKAINFLMGDKLRVDMVRQGKERAQIEALFVHPEKGELILRRELSAATGRSRFYLNDKLTSQNTVKELQPKLLTHTSQHGQQKLLQPLYQEKIIDAWVEHPELFQQKDILIEEIKTLLKKKEKLIYRCQEIEERRDLFESYLYDINKVKPIPNEDEQLELLKEDIRSIAILQKKQLMILQLLQGEEGGLINHLSLIEKNLECFLSIDQSIMDSLPTIIECRQQLNELAQKLQKLSLVTSEKNKNIEEIEARLFELSQLKRKLHRSLPEIFSFKEEIEDKLSFLDSCVLDLRQIEKQYTILIKKLQVILEKIYELRKKAANKFCHALKAQLIDLGFSDYLNVIIDFIPYELFSGCVEHKAQILWAPNPGQPPQLLERIASGGELSRFLLAVVSIQSSEDEGMLIFDEIDAGIGGHTLFKVADKLVSLADKKQLLVITHWPQLAVKASRHFLIVKDINENITFTRCKQLTDFEKQAELSRMAGLSLSKLD; via the coding sequence ATGATGTTTGAGTATCTACGTATTCAAAATTTGGCTCTTATTGATGATATAGAACTGGAATTTTCCAGTGGTATGAATGTAATCACAGGAGAGACAGGTGCTGGTAAGAGTTTTATTTTAAAAGCAATTAATTTTCTTATGGGCGATAAGTTAAGAGTAGATATGGTTCGTCAAGGAAAAGAACGAGCTCAAATTGAAGCACTTTTTGTTCATCCAGAAAAAGGAGAGCTTATTCTTCGACGTGAACTTTCTGCTGCTACAGGAAGAAGTCGTTTTTATCTTAATGATAAACTGACGTCTCAAAACACTGTAAAAGAATTGCAGCCTAAATTGCTTACACATACAAGTCAACATGGTCAACAAAAATTACTTCAACCTTTGTATCAAGAAAAAATTATAGATGCTTGGGTTGAACATCCAGAACTTTTTCAGCAAAAAGATATATTAATTGAAGAAATTAAAACATTATTAAAAAAGAAGGAGAAGCTCATATATCGTTGTCAAGAGATTGAAGAACGACGTGATTTATTTGAATCGTATCTATACGATATCAACAAAGTAAAACCAATTCCTAATGAAGATGAACAATTAGAATTACTAAAAGAAGATATTCGTTCGATTGCAATTCTTCAAAAAAAACAATTGATGATTTTGCAACTTCTTCAGGGGGAAGAAGGAGGTTTGATTAATCATCTTTCTCTCATTGAGAAAAACTTAGAATGTTTTCTGTCTATTGATCAAAGCATCATGGATAGTCTCCCTACTATAATTGAATGTAGACAACAATTGAACGAGTTAGCACAAAAATTACAAAAACTTTCACTAGTTACATCAGAAAAAAATAAAAATATTGAAGAAATAGAAGCACGTTTATTTGAACTTTCACAACTTAAAAGAAAGCTCCATCGAAGTTTACCAGAAATTTTTTCTTTTAAAGAAGAGATTGAGGATAAGTTATCTTTTTTAGATAGTTGTGTACTAGACTTACGCCAGATTGAAAAACAATATACTATATTGATCAAAAAACTTCAAGTAATACTTGAGAAAATTTATGAATTACGAAAGAAAGCTGCTAATAAGTTTTGTCATGCATTAAAAGCACAGTTAATTGACTTAGGTTTTTCGGACTATCTTAATGTGATAATAGACTTTATACCATATGAATTATTTTCTGGATGTGTTGAACATAAGGCCCAAATATTATGGGCACCAAATCCTGGTCAACCTCCTCAGCTTCTTGAACGAATTGCTTCAGGAGGAGAATTATCACGATTTTTACTTGCAGTTGTTTCAATACAGTCAAGTGAAGATGAAGGTATGCTTATTTTTGATGAAATTGATGCAGGTATTGGTGGTCATACTCTTTTTAAAGTCGCAGATAAATTAGTAAGTCTTGCTGATAAAAAGCAATTATTAGTTATTACACACTGGCCACAACTTGCGGTCAAGGCATCTCGTCATTTTTTAATTGTTAAAGATATAAATGAAAATATAACATTTACTCGTTGTAAGCAGCTTACAGATTTTGAAAAACAAGCCGAACTTTCTCGTATGGCTGGACTAAGTTTAAGCAAACTTGATTAA
- the hypB gene encoding hydrogenase nickel incorporation protein HypB has product MEIPVVRNVLEVNSKLAAMLKKQFAEHNILTLNIISSPGAGKTSLLERTLSDLSSEFRMAVIEGDLQTDNDAKRVAATGVKAVQINTDGGCHLDSNMIMEALTSLNLNEIDILFIENVGNLVCPAEFDCGEDAIVAVLGVTEGDDKPEKYPLLFHRAGVLILNKIDLLPYVNFSIEKATQHARKLNEPLEIISLSCRTGEGLQVWYDWLRDSLRKKRSIISNKTES; this is encoded by the coding sequence ATGGAAATACCTGTGGTACGTAATGTTCTTGAAGTGAATAGTAAACTTGCAGCTATGTTAAAAAAGCAATTTGCAGAGCATAATATCTTAACTCTTAATATTATAAGTTCTCCTGGCGCTGGAAAGACGTCTTTACTTGAAAGAACTTTAAGTGATCTTTCATCTGAGTTTAGAATGGCTGTTATTGAAGGTGATTTACAGACAGATAATGATGCAAAAAGAGTTGCTGCTACTGGTGTAAAAGCTGTCCAAATTAATACAGATGGAGGGTGTCATTTAGATAGTAATATGATTATGGAAGCCCTTACATCTCTTAACCTTAATGAAATTGATATCTTATTTATTGAAAATGTAGGAAATCTTGTTTGTCCTGCGGAGTTTGATTGTGGAGAGGATGCTATTGTTGCCGTTCTTGGTGTAACTGAAGGAGATGATAAGCCAGAGAAATACCCTCTTTTATTCCATCGTGCAGGAGTATTAATTCTTAATAAGATAGATCTATTGCCTTATGTTAATTTTAGTATAGAGAAAGCTACACAACATGCACGTAAGTTAAATGAGCCTTTAGAGATCATTAGTCTTTCCTGCCGTACAGGAGAAGGGTTACAAGTATGGTATGATTGGTTAAGAGACAGCTTAAGAAAAAAAAGAAGTATTATTTCCAATAAAACAGAATCTTAG
- a CDS encoding tetratricopeptide repeat protein: protein MTKGTFLGVYASYSNKTATNTKKALKHYWFVWEDSNGYLVQLLDNTYQPIAEPQTLPLEIFKKNFINQPHILAAPITSLHPSSKNNTEKTITKYHKQYKTTLNTSQVTKNNFNVKKDMIIEQSEQVKHIDTQLRSEFTTALERWNSGDKLAPLKTFEGLSNVQEGIVPEHKHMFTDFGVNLRKNSLPKLAILHFKRAVELSPEDAHAHFNLARICYELGNLNEAEQHLERALSISPNLNVAIKFLGFIHDQKKYS from the coding sequence GTGACAAAGGGTACTTTTTTAGGAGTCTATGCTAGTTATAGTAATAAGACAGCTACCAATACAAAAAAGGCTTTAAAACATTATTGGTTTGTATGGGAAGATAGCAATGGATATCTAGTTCAATTATTAGATAATACTTATCAACCCATTGCTGAACCACAAACTCTTCCTCTTGAAATTTTTAAAAAAAATTTTATAAATCAACCTCACATCCTAGCAGCACCTATAACTTCACTACACCCATCAAGTAAAAATAACACAGAAAAAACTATAACAAAATATCACAAACAATATAAAACTACGCTTAATACCTCTCAGGTAACCAAAAACAACTTTAACGTTAAAAAAGATATGATAATAGAGCAGAGTGAACAAGTAAAACATATTGATACTCAACTTCGCTCTGAATTTACTACGGCTTTAGAACGTTGGAATTCTGGTGATAAGCTAGCACCATTAAAAACCTTTGAAGGACTTTCAAATGTTCAAGAAGGTATTGTACCAGAACATAAGCATATGTTTACAGACTTTGGTGTCAATTTAAGAAAAAATAGTTTACCTAAATTAGCTATACTTCATTTTAAACGTGCAGTAGAGTTAAGTCCTGAAGATGCTCATGCACACTTTAATTTAGCCCGTATTTGTTATGAATTAGGCAACCTTAATGAAGCAGAACAACACTTAGAAAGAGCACTTTCTATTTCTCCTAATTTGAATGTTGCAATAAAGTTTCTTGGATTTATTCATGACCAAAAAAAATACTCTTGA
- the uvrB gene encoding excinuclease ABC subunit UvrB: MSNLLFTIKTQYKPQGDQPEAIKQIVSNIQSGVKDQVLLGVTGSGKTFTMANVIAQCNRPALILAPNKTLAAQLYNEFKELFPYNAVEYFVSYYDYYQPEAYVPSSDVYIEKDSSINDDIDKLRHAATHALLTRRDVIIIASVSCIYGLGSPEYYARLIIPVEKGQQINMDEIITRLVDIQYQRNDMDFHRATFRVRGDVLEIIPAYEHERALRLEFFGNEIEEIREIDPLTGEVLGNVGKTVIYPASHYVSDRDNLIRAMTDIQKELCERLYDFQATNKLVEAQRLEQKTQLDLEMIQEFGYCNGIENYSRHLDGRKPGDPPSTLLDYFPKDFLFFIDESHIAIPQVGGMFKGDRSRKQTLVDFGFRLPSALDNRPLEFHEFLTRLNQVIYVSATPGPWELDRSQGIITEQIIRPTGLLDPEIEVRPIKGQIESLLEECYQRVNSHERVLITTLTKRMAEDLTDYLNNMSINTRYLHSDIDTLERMAIIKSLRTGEFDVLVGINLLREGLDIPEVSLVAILDADKEGFLRSTGSLIQTFGRAARNVSGKVILFADTMTKSMKAAIDETRRRRALQQEWNTKHNITPKTIQKSVVTPFDMISANTSSKKGCRKNKHSMDTKELFVITDKTSPEDITKYIKQLEYEMKEAAKELEFEKAAVLRDRIKVTREQFLLMS, translated from the coding sequence ATGTCTAACTTACTTTTTACAATAAAAACACAATATAAACCTCAAGGAGATCAACCAGAAGCTATAAAACAAATTGTTTCTAACATCCAATCTGGAGTGAAAGATCAAGTTCTTCTTGGAGTTACAGGATCAGGAAAAACATTCACTATGGCTAATGTTATTGCTCAATGTAACCGTCCAGCACTTATTCTTGCACCTAATAAAACACTAGCAGCACAACTTTATAATGAATTTAAAGAACTTTTCCCATACAATGCCGTTGAGTACTTTGTAAGCTACTACGATTACTATCAACCAGAAGCATATGTACCATCATCAGACGTATATATTGAAAAAGATTCATCTATTAATGATGATATTGATAAACTTCGTCATGCAGCTACACATGCCTTACTTACTCGACGAGATGTTATTATCATTGCATCAGTTTCCTGTATTTATGGACTTGGTTCACCAGAATATTATGCACGACTTATTATTCCTGTGGAAAAAGGCCAGCAGATTAACATGGATGAAATTATTACCCGCTTAGTAGATATTCAATATCAACGAAATGATATGGACTTTCATCGTGCAACATTTCGTGTTCGAGGTGACGTTCTAGAAATTATTCCTGCATATGAACATGAACGTGCATTACGTTTAGAATTTTTTGGTAATGAAATAGAAGAAATACGAGAAATAGATCCTCTAACAGGAGAAGTTCTTGGTAATGTTGGAAAAACAGTTATTTATCCTGCAAGTCACTATGTATCTGATCGAGATAACCTTATTCGAGCAATGACAGATATCCAAAAAGAACTTTGTGAGCGCTTATATGATTTTCAAGCTACCAATAAACTAGTAGAAGCTCAACGTCTTGAACAGAAAACTCAACTTGATTTAGAAATGATCCAAGAATTTGGATATTGTAATGGAATTGAAAATTATTCCCGTCACTTGGATGGTCGTAAACCAGGAGATCCCCCATCTACTTTACTAGACTACTTCCCAAAAGATTTTCTTTTCTTTATTGATGAATCTCATATTGCTATCCCACAAGTAGGTGGAATGTTTAAAGGTGATCGTTCTCGTAAACAAACGCTTGTAGATTTTGGATTTCGTTTACCCTCAGCTCTTGATAACAGACCTCTTGAGTTTCACGAATTTTTAACTCGACTTAATCAAGTCATTTATGTTTCTGCCACACCTGGACCATGGGAACTAGATCGCTCTCAAGGCATTATTACAGAACAAATCATTAGACCTACAGGACTATTAGATCCTGAAATTGAAGTACGTCCTATTAAAGGACAAATTGAAAGTTTACTTGAAGAATGCTACCAACGAGTTAATTCACATGAAAGAGTATTAATAACAACACTTACAAAACGTATGGCAGAAGATTTAACGGACTACCTTAACAATATGAGTATTAATACCCGCTATCTTCATTCAGATATTGATACTTTAGAACGGATGGCCATTATAAAATCATTGCGCACAGGAGAATTTGATGTCCTAGTGGGTATTAACTTATTACGTGAAGGTCTTGATATCCCAGAAGTATCTTTAGTAGCTATCTTAGATGCAGACAAAGAAGGTTTTTTACGCTCTACAGGTTCTCTTATTCAAACGTTTGGAAGAGCTGCACGAAATGTTTCTGGAAAAGTTATACTTTTTGCTGATACTATGACAAAATCTATGAAAGCAGCTATCGACGAAACACGACGACGCAGAGCTCTCCAGCAAGAATGGAATACAAAACATAATATTACTCCTAAGACCATCCAAAAATCTGTAGTTACTCCTTTTGATATGATATCTGCAAATACTTCTTCAAAGAAAGGTTGTAGAAAAAATAAACATTCTATGGATACAAAAGAACTTTTTGTTATTACAGATAAAACATCTCCAGAAGATATTACCAAATATATTAAACAACTGGAATACGAAATGAAAGAAGCAGCTAAAGAACTTGAATTTGAAAAAGCAGCTGTATTACGTGATCGAATTAAAGTTACACGTGAACAATTTTTACTCATGAGTTAA
- the ligA gene encoding NAD-dependent DNA ligase LigA: MSINSPQYSLPSKKEKQRVRELRKFINHHNYLYYTLDDPEISDSEYDKAFQELLTLENTFPSLKTNNSPTQKVGNNILKKLEEQPHRQRMYSLDNVFSNDEWEGFLKRLANALPEVPFSFWCDPKMDGLALELIYEKGQLTSALTRGDGDIGEVVTEAVRTISNIPKRLKHSINAPELLEIRGEVVISRADFKKLNKEQEKKKKKLFANPRNAASGSVRQLDPTITASRPLRFLAYGIGEIQPSSLKWNTYHELMSYLKEYGFETPPKGKLCISSTEVQSYYTRLQAQRYSLRYEIDGIVMKLDDIQSQEKLGYTSRAPRFAIAWKFPATQVQTRLLQIHIQVGRTGVLTPVAELEPINVGGATISRATLHNEDEIKNKDIRPGDMVIVQRAGDVIPEIVSPILSDRSAKSKPFVFPKICPVCHEKVYRINNEVAWRCINLSCPAIRLQSIIYFVSKSGLNIQGIGQRLIELLVTSGCIKTPADLFTLTTADLLTYKRMGAKLAAKTIQALSLAKQTMSLHRLICALGIRHVGEQTARILASSFIDLDALSSASLEDLQQLSEIGPEVASSIQAFFKNKANIQMINQFREMNIWPIQQVNDTTTKGFFTGKKLLFTGTLERPRAEMKRLAEEAGAIVMTGISHKLDYVIAGKNPGSKLNKAQELHISILDEPTFLQKLLIVL, encoded by the coding sequence GTGTCTATAAATTCACCTCAATATTCTTTACCTTCTAAAAAAGAAAAACAACGTGTAAGAGAACTTCGCAAATTTATTAATCATCATAATTATCTTTATTATACACTTGATGATCCTGAAATATCAGATAGCGAATATGATAAAGCATTTCAAGAACTTCTAACACTAGAAAATACATTTCCATCTTTAAAAACAAATAATTCACCTACACAAAAAGTAGGAAATAATATTCTAAAAAAACTTGAAGAACAACCACATAGGCAACGTATGTATAGCCTTGATAATGTATTTTCTAATGATGAATGGGAAGGATTCTTAAAAAGACTTGCAAATGCACTTCCAGAAGTACCATTCTCATTTTGGTGTGATCCAAAAATGGATGGTCTTGCCTTAGAGCTAATTTATGAAAAAGGTCAATTAACAAGTGCGCTTACTCGTGGAGATGGAGATATTGGAGAAGTTGTTACAGAAGCTGTCAGAACAATTTCTAATATTCCCAAAAGATTAAAACACTCTATAAATGCTCCAGAACTTCTTGAAATTCGTGGAGAAGTTGTTATTTCACGAGCAGATTTTAAAAAACTTAATAAAGAACAAGAAAAAAAGAAAAAAAAACTTTTTGCTAATCCTCGTAATGCTGCTTCTGGCTCTGTAAGACAGCTAGATCCAACAATTACAGCTTCACGTCCTCTCAGATTCTTAGCATATGGTATAGGAGAAATACAACCATCATCTTTAAAATGGAATACATACCATGAATTAATGTCATACCTAAAAGAATATGGTTTTGAAACACCACCAAAAGGTAAACTTTGTATCTCATCTACAGAAGTTCAATCCTATTATACAAGACTACAGGCACAAAGATATTCTTTACGTTATGAAATCGATGGAATTGTCATGAAATTAGATGACATACAGTCACAAGAAAAGCTTGGGTATACTTCAAGGGCACCTCGATTTGCTATTGCATGGAAATTCCCAGCAACACAAGTACAAACACGACTTCTACAGATTCATATCCAAGTTGGACGTACAGGTGTATTAACACCTGTAGCAGAACTTGAACCTATTAATGTAGGTGGAGCTACTATAAGCAGAGCAACATTACATAATGAAGATGAAATAAAAAATAAAGATATAAGACCTGGAGATATGGTTATTGTTCAAAGAGCAGGGGATGTCATTCCAGAAATTGTTTCTCCTATTCTTTCAGACAGATCAGCTAAAAGTAAACCTTTCGTCTTTCCTAAAATATGCCCAGTTTGTCATGAAAAAGTATATCGTATTAATAATGAAGTAGCTTGGAGATGCATTAACCTTTCATGTCCTGCGATTCGTCTACAATCTATCATCTATTTTGTATCTAAATCAGGATTAAACATTCAAGGAATTGGACAGCGCTTAATAGAGTTACTTGTTACTTCTGGATGTATAAAAACACCTGCAGACTTGTTTACTCTCACTACTGCAGATTTACTAACATACAAAAGAATGGGAGCAAAGCTTGCTGCAAAGACTATTCAAGCTCTTTCTTTAGCAAAACAAACAATGTCTCTTCATCGTCTTATTTGTGCTCTAGGAATCAGACATGTTGGAGAACAAACAGCAAGGATATTAGCTTCTTCATTCATAGATTTAGATGCACTATCTTCTGCATCTTTGGAAGATCTTCAACAATTATCAGAGATTGGTCCTGAAGTAGCAAGTTCTATCCAAGCCTTTTTTAAAAATAAAGCAAATATTCAAATGATAAACCAATTTCGAGAGATGAATATTTGGCCTATACAACAAGTAAATGATACAACCACAAAAGGTTTTTTTACAGGTAAAAAACTTTTATTTACAGGAACTCTTGAAAGACCAAGAGCTGAAATGAAACGCTTAGCTGAAGAAGCAGGAGCCATTGTAATGACAGGGATATCACATAAGTTAGACTATGTTATAGCCGGGAAAAACCCAGGGTCAAAACTTAACAAAGCACAAGAATTACATATTTCTATTCTTGATGAACCTACATTTTTACAAAAACTTTTAATAGTTCTTTAA
- the hypA gene encoding hydrogenase maturation nickel metallochaperone HypA codes for MHEMSLVTGILSIIQEEMSKNGVNKLQRVKVCYGELTNIVPDSLQFAFKIFTEGTSLEGAILEIEKIPLMLRCSNCLSLFTPEDKQKIFFITCPSCKKEVAYNVETGREFYIQHLEVE; via the coding sequence ATGCATGAAATGTCATTAGTTACAGGTATACTTTCTATTATTCAGGAAGAAATGTCAAAGAATGGAGTCAATAAGCTTCAACGTGTAAAGGTTTGTTATGGTGAGCTTACAAATATTGTTCCTGACTCATTACAATTTGCTTTTAAAATTTTTACTGAAGGAACAAGTCTTGAAGGAGCAATACTAGAAATAGAAAAAATTCCTCTTATGCTTCGATGTTCAAACTGTTTGTCTCTATTTACCCCAGAAGATAAACAAAAGATTTTTTTTATTACATGTCCTTCTTGCAAAAAAGAGGTGGCATATAATGTTGAGACAGGTCGAGAATTTTATATTCAACATCTTGAAGTAGAATAG
- a CDS encoding AMIN domain-containing protein → MFRMIVFFTVGIIMLILACLAALEFIQDFPNSYQEDGQMVTGIISKIIGSNCDNSSTSDINNKKSIDRDKDTLLSSSNRNTIQAGTPHQENNIKEDLQLTNKNEQTTPEEEEESKFIWLTEAPSELKKGEKAITQTRLSIGKDISFRITADDAIKAQSMMLKNPDRFVLDLQGKWGISLPPIPPTNPWLKKIRLGTNNGNTRLVFDLQKKPSKTEIKQLDTNKIEIQIH, encoded by the coding sequence ATGTTTCGTATGATTGTTTTTTTTACTGTAGGTATCATTATGCTTATTCTTGCTTGCTTAGCTGCACTTGAGTTCATACAAGATTTTCCCAATAGCTATCAAGAAGATGGACAAATGGTTACAGGAATTATTTCAAAAATAATAGGCTCTAACTGTGATAATTCTTCAACATCTGATATAAATAATAAGAAATCCATAGATAGAGATAAAGATACATTACTCTCAAGTAGTAATAGAAATACAATACAAGCCGGTACTCCACATCAAGAAAATAACATAAAAGAAGATCTTCAACTGACTAACAAAAATGAACAAACAACTCCAGAAGAAGAAGAAGAAAGTAAATTTATTTGGTTAACAGAAGCTCCATCAGAGCTTAAAAAAGGAGAAAAAGCTATAACACAAACAAGATTGTCTATTGGTAAGGATATATCTTTTAGAATTACTGCTGATGATGCCATCAAAGCTCAATCAATGATGTTAAAAAATCCAGATAGGTTTGTTTTAGATCTTCAAGGAAAGTGGGGTATTTCCCTTCCACCTATTCCACCTACAAATCCTTGGTTAAAAAAAATACGCTTAGGTACTAATAATGGAAATACACGACTTGTCTTTGATCTTCAAAAAAAACCATCTAAAACTGAAATTAAACAATTAGATACAAATAAAATTGAAATCCAAATTCATTAA